Proteins from one Embleya scabrispora genomic window:
- a CDS encoding HipA family kinase, which translates to MLPLVHAIRYVTPMREGGSLPGLVEADDLGTYVVKFRSAGQGPKVLVAEVVVGELARRLGLPVPALVRVEVDPVIARGEPDQEVQELVRASAGLNLGMDFLPGSADFTPATWEPDPDLAARVLWLDALTSNVDRSWRNPNLLVWHGRLWLIDHGASLWFHHAWQAAASAATRAFDASDHVLAALGGPGLLKADAELAPRITRELLTEVLALVPDEWLEPGDAERALGLDGPDALREAYIAHLLARAAAPRAWLPEIAPEVSARQGAAQPSNRPDWLK; encoded by the coding sequence ATGCTTCCCCTGGTCCATGCCATTCGTTACGTCACGCCCATGCGTGAGGGCGGCTCGTTGCCCGGGCTCGTCGAGGCCGACGACCTCGGGACGTACGTCGTCAAGTTCCGCAGTGCCGGGCAGGGGCCCAAGGTGCTGGTCGCCGAGGTCGTGGTGGGCGAACTCGCGCGTCGGCTCGGACTGCCGGTGCCGGCGCTGGTGCGGGTCGAGGTCGATCCGGTGATCGCGCGCGGCGAACCGGACCAGGAGGTACAGGAGCTGGTGCGGGCCAGTGCCGGGCTGAACCTCGGGATGGACTTCCTGCCGGGCTCGGCCGACTTCACCCCCGCCACCTGGGAGCCGGATCCCGACCTGGCCGCGCGCGTGTTGTGGCTGGACGCGCTGACCTCGAACGTGGACCGTTCCTGGCGCAACCCGAACCTGTTGGTCTGGCACGGCCGGTTGTGGCTGATCGACCACGGCGCCTCGTTGTGGTTCCACCACGCGTGGCAGGCCGCCGCGTCCGCCGCCACGCGCGCGTTCGACGCGAGCGACCACGTGTTGGCCGCGCTCGGCGGTCCGGGCCTGCTCAAGGCGGACGCCGAGCTGGCCCCGAGGATCACCCGCGAACTGCTGACCGAAGTGCTGGCCCTGGTCCCGGACGAGTGGCTGGAACCGGGCGACGCGGAGCGGGCCCTCGGCCTGGACGGCCCCGACGCACTGCGCGAGGCGTACATCGCGCACCTGCTGGCCCGCGCCGCCGCCCCGCGCGCGTGGTTGCCGGAGATCGCGCCCGAGGTGTCCGCGCGCCAGGGCGCCGCGCAGCCGTCGAACCGTCCGGATTGGCTGAAGTGA
- a CDS encoding ATP-grasp domain-containing protein encodes MTHTDRVLVLSPRGTDTDRALTSAAHRRDLPVRRLHTWQAPADLMGVRAHLYAGPLFADATARDLDLGLLEAPEDWLARLPVELTRREITATTLAHAWTLRRPMFVKPPNDKSFPARVYRDGTQLPGSDAADPDTAVLLSETVVFRAEYRLFCLDGAVHTASRYAVDGDLDVAPIAACRRGPDALAFGADVLAAAGADLPSAVVVDVGRTDAGWAVVEANAAWASGGYAGEIDRVLDVVLRAGGPRRELAARDAAFVRHAPVVRDRG; translated from the coding sequence ATGACCCACACCGACCGCGTCCTGGTCCTGTCTCCGCGCGGCACCGACACCGACCGGGCCCTGACGAGCGCCGCCCACCGCCGCGACCTGCCGGTACGCCGCCTGCACACCTGGCAGGCGCCCGCCGACCTGATGGGCGTGCGGGCGCACCTGTACGCGGGTCCGCTGTTCGCCGACGCGACCGCGCGCGACCTGGACCTGGGCCTGTTGGAGGCGCCGGAGGACTGGTTGGCACGGCTGCCGGTCGAGTTGACCCGTCGGGAGATCACCGCGACCACGTTGGCGCACGCATGGACCCTGCGCCGGCCGATGTTCGTCAAGCCGCCGAACGACAAGTCGTTCCCGGCCCGGGTGTACCGGGACGGCACCCAACTGCCGGGCAGTGACGCGGCGGACCCGGACACCGCGGTGCTGCTCAGCGAGACCGTCGTGTTCCGGGCGGAGTACCGGCTGTTCTGCCTGGACGGGGCGGTGCACACGGCGTCGCGCTACGCCGTCGACGGCGACCTCGACGTCGCGCCGATCGCGGCGTGCCGGCGCGGTCCGGACGCGCTCGCGTTCGGCGCCGACGTGCTGGCCGCGGCCGGGGCGGACCTGCCCTCGGCGGTCGTGGTGGACGTGGGGCGCACCGACGCGGGCTGGGCGGTCGTCGAGGCCAACGCCGCCTGGGCCTCGGGGGGCTACGCGGGTGAGATCGACCGGGTGCTGGACGTGGTGCTGCGCGCCGGTGGGCCGCGTCGGGAACTCGCGGCACGGGACGCGGCGTTTGTTCGGCACGCCCCCGTCGTTCGGGACCGGGGGTGA
- a CDS encoding MarR family winged helix-turn-helix transcriptional regulator — MSSPQSSSAPIGDLFMRLAKRIRIRAGRELAPLGLTPAQAHAMKVLAHAGKPLRMADLAARLEIVPRSATTVVDDLAARGLVRRSASAVDRRATLVEPTEEGRAEVRRIRAIRQGAGAAVFDRLGEADRAELLRLLRLLDRELAEQESVDRDGAGHPCARGSAR; from the coding sequence GTGAGCTCGCCGCAATCCAGTTCGGCGCCGATCGGCGACCTGTTCATGCGCCTGGCCAAGCGCATCCGGATCCGCGCCGGCCGCGAACTCGCCCCGTTGGGCCTGACCCCCGCCCAGGCGCACGCGATGAAGGTGCTCGCGCACGCCGGGAAGCCGCTGCGGATGGCGGACCTCGCCGCGCGCCTGGAGATCGTGCCCCGTTCGGCGACGACGGTGGTCGACGACCTGGCGGCGCGCGGATTGGTCCGGCGCAGCGCCTCGGCGGTGGATCGGCGGGCGACGCTGGTCGAGCCGACGGAGGAGGGGCGCGCCGAGGTGCGTCGGATCCGGGCGATCCGTCAGGGCGCGGGGGCGGCCGTGTTCGACCGGCTCGGCGAGGCGGACCGGGCCGAGTTGCTGCGGCTGTTGCGCCTGCTGGATCGGGAACTGGCCGAGCAGGAGTCGGTGGACCGCGACGGGGCGGGGCATCCGTGTGCGCGCGGGTCGGCGAGGTGA
- a CDS encoding cytochrome P450 yields the protein MTCPVLDHGFDPTDPDLYTTRIPLDEFALLRKTSPVVWVPQTPEVSNFGDDGYWLVTRHADVKEVSTKPEIYSTNKNTAIIRFAEGMDMSNIDAQKLIMINIDPPEHTRLRSIVQRGFTPRAINALQAALTERAAQIVADAKAKGSGDFVTEVACELPLQAIAELIGVPQEDRRKIFEWSNKMLGYDDPEYAESQEAGAQAAAELMLYSMGMAEERKACPAQDIVTRLITAESDGSLSSDEFGFFVLLLAVAGNETTRNAITHGMLAFFDNPDQWELYKAERPETTADEIVRYSSPVMSFQRTATQDTVLGGQEIKAGQRVGIFYSSANFDADVFENPTKFDITRSPNPHLGFGGGGPHFCLGASLARMEINLMFNAIADAMPDITKAADPRRLRHAWINGIKELQVHYTGK from the coding sequence ATGACGTGTCCGGTCCTCGACCACGGCTTCGACCCCACCGACCCCGACCTGTACACCACGCGCATCCCGCTCGACGAGTTCGCGCTGCTGCGCAAGACGTCCCCGGTGGTGTGGGTCCCGCAGACGCCCGAGGTGTCCAACTTCGGCGACGACGGCTACTGGCTGGTCACCCGGCACGCGGACGTCAAGGAGGTCTCCACCAAGCCGGAGATCTACTCGACGAACAAGAACACGGCGATCATCCGTTTCGCCGAGGGCATGGACATGTCCAACATCGATGCGCAGAAGCTCATCATGATCAACATAGACCCGCCGGAGCACACCCGGCTGCGCAGCATCGTCCAGCGCGGCTTCACCCCCCGGGCGATCAACGCCCTCCAGGCCGCGCTGACCGAACGCGCCGCGCAGATCGTGGCGGACGCCAAGGCCAAGGGCTCGGGCGACTTCGTCACCGAGGTCGCCTGCGAACTGCCCCTGCAGGCCATCGCGGAGCTGATCGGCGTACCGCAGGAGGACCGCCGGAAGATCTTCGAGTGGTCGAACAAGATGCTCGGCTACGACGACCCCGAGTACGCGGAGTCGCAGGAGGCGGGCGCGCAGGCCGCCGCCGAGCTGATGCTGTACTCGATGGGCATGGCCGAGGAGCGCAAGGCGTGCCCGGCGCAGGACATCGTCACCCGGCTGATCACCGCCGAATCCGACGGCAGCCTGTCCTCCGACGAATTCGGCTTCTTCGTCCTGCTGTTGGCCGTGGCCGGCAACGAGACCACGCGCAACGCGATCACGCACGGGATGCTGGCGTTCTTCGACAACCCCGACCAGTGGGAGCTGTACAAGGCGGAGCGCCCGGAGACCACGGCGGACGAGATCGTGCGCTACTCCTCGCCGGTGATGTCCTTCCAGCGCACCGCCACCCAGGACACCGTGCTCGGCGGCCAGGAGATCAAGGCGGGCCAACGGGTCGGCATCTTCTACAGCTCGGCCAACTTCGACGCGGACGTGTTCGAGAACCCGACGAAGTTCGACATCACCCGCAGCCCCAACCCGCACCTGGGCTTCGGCGGCGGCGGCCCGCACTTCTGCCTCGGCGCCTCGCTCGCGCGCATGGAGATCAACCTGATGTTCAACGCCATCGCCGACGCGATGCCCGACATCACGAAGGCCGCCGACCCGAGGCGCCTCCGCCACGCATGGATCAACGGCATCAAGGAACTCCAGGTCCACTACACGGGCAAGTAG
- a CDS encoding TetR/AcrR family transcriptional regulator has product MAIPAPEDTYDRVLLAAEELFGEHGFAGTSLQAIADRVGVTKAALYYHFRTKDELLDALLRPALNDLDRVLEVAESRRGTTARQRLLFEGYVDFLIRYRTLAVILDRDVAIGRHPAIQPRLASITARVREVLDDVDDSIDYRVSTAVAMGGIYSAVAAFPELPDDELGRILRGVVRKLLGPRRRAPGTVAGV; this is encoded by the coding sequence GTGGCGATTCCGGCACCGGAGGACACCTACGACCGGGTGCTCCTGGCGGCAGAGGAACTGTTCGGCGAACACGGCTTCGCCGGCACGTCGTTGCAGGCCATCGCCGACCGCGTCGGAGTGACCAAGGCGGCGCTGTACTACCACTTCCGGACCAAGGACGAACTGCTCGACGCCCTGCTGCGCCCGGCCCTGAACGATCTGGACCGGGTGTTGGAGGTCGCCGAGAGCAGGCGCGGCACCACCGCTCGCCAACGCCTGCTGTTCGAGGGCTACGTCGACTTCCTCATCCGGTATCGCACCCTCGCCGTCATCCTCGACCGAGACGTCGCGATAGGCCGCCACCCCGCCATTCAGCCCCGACTCGCCTCGATCACCGCGCGGGTGCGCGAGGTCCTCGACGACGTCGACGACTCGATCGACTACCGCGTGTCGACGGCGGTGGCGATGGGTGGCATCTACTCCGCCGTCGCCGCCTTCCCCGAACTGCCCGACGACGAGCTGGGTCGCATCCTGCGCGGTGTGGTCCGCAAGCTCCTGGGCCCGCGCCGCAGGGCGCCGGGCACGGTCGCCGGGGTCTGA
- a CDS encoding NUDIX domain-containing protein has protein sequence MDSQANGCAEEAADVRITGAAGALFFDAEGRVLLVEPDYKPGLEFPGGILEPGESPWEGCVREVREELGIVLDGAPNLLVAQWVAPTGGHRGGMRWLFDGGVLTAERIGQIRLQADELRAWHLLTPDQGAAAMPAERAARLRAALRARAGGGGMYVEGVE, from the coding sequence ATGGACAGCCAGGCGAATGGGTGTGCGGAAGAGGCGGCGGACGTGCGGATCACCGGCGCCGCGGGGGCGTTGTTCTTCGATGCCGAGGGGCGGGTGCTGCTGGTCGAGCCGGACTACAAGCCGGGGTTGGAGTTTCCCGGGGGGATCCTGGAGCCGGGGGAGTCGCCGTGGGAGGGCTGCGTCCGGGAGGTGCGGGAGGAGTTGGGGATCGTGCTCGACGGTGCGCCGAACCTGCTCGTGGCGCAGTGGGTGGCACCGACCGGCGGGCATCGCGGCGGTATGCGCTGGCTGTTCGACGGAGGCGTGTTGACGGCCGAGCGAATCGGGCAAATCCGGCTCCAGGCCGACGAGTTGCGGGCGTGGCACCTGCTGACGCCGGATCAGGGCGCGGCGGCGATGCCGGCGGAACGGGCCGCACGACTGCGAGCGGCGCTGCGGGCGCGGGCGGGTGGCGGGGGGATGTACGTGGAGGGCGTGGAGTGA
- a CDS encoding TetR/AcrR family transcriptional regulator translates to MSRPMRADARRNYERLLAEARVVFGEQGVDASLEELARRAGVGIGTLYRHFPTRDALVEAVVRDRYDGLTARAEALRDAESARDALATWLRLLIEGAGTFQGMSTTLMATLADETSELYASCHAMREAGADLLTRAQAVGEVRADIDTDGLFTLAHGIAWAHEQRGVDDPERLPRLLDVVVFGLATRG, encoded by the coding sequence ATGAGCCGGCCGATGCGCGCCGATGCGCGGCGCAACTACGAGCGCCTGCTCGCCGAGGCCCGGGTGGTGTTCGGCGAGCAGGGGGTCGACGCGTCGCTCGAGGAGTTGGCCCGGCGGGCCGGGGTCGGGATCGGGACGCTGTACCGGCATTTCCCGACCCGCGACGCGCTGGTCGAGGCGGTGGTGCGGGATCGGTACGACGGTCTCACCGCGCGGGCCGAGGCGTTGCGCGACGCCGAATCCGCGCGCGACGCGCTGGCCACGTGGCTGCGGCTGCTGATCGAGGGGGCCGGTACGTTCCAGGGGATGAGCACGACGCTGATGGCCACGCTCGCCGACGAGACGTCGGAGTTGTACGCCTCCTGCCATGCGATGCGCGAGGCCGGCGCCGATCTGCTCACCCGCGCGCAGGCGGTGGGGGAGGTGCGCGCCGACATCGACACGGACGGGTTGTTCACCCTCGCGCACGGGATCGCGTGGGCGCACGAGCAGCGTGGGGTGGACGATCCGGAGCGGTTGCCCCGGCTGCTCGACGTGGTGGTCTTCGGGCTGGCGACGCGCGGCTGA
- a CDS encoding TIGR03620 family F420-dependent LLM class oxidoreductase gives MTHDKTALGRLGLWTFAFDGRPAGAVRDAAAEIEALGYGGLWIGEGIGREATTHAQLLLSATRTLPVATGIAIMSERTPRLMAAAEATLNEAYPGRFVLGLGGHRAAGQADIPGMPKANTAPAVAGVGAYLDEMDAAVLVGDPPERPGRRVLAALGPGMLALAGRRTWGAHTYLVTVDHTALARETMGPDPYLSVALTVVPSPAADRPRALEVARGFVAGYQAARHQVNNLRRLGFSQAELDGEGTRLVDSLFAIGDTETIAKRVREHLDAGADHVCLQVLTPDQGRIPLDEWRELAALIPEFA, from the coding sequence ATGACGCACGACAAGACCGCCCTCGGCCGACTCGGCCTGTGGACCTTCGCGTTCGACGGTCGACCCGCCGGCGCGGTACGCGACGCGGCGGCCGAGATCGAGGCCCTCGGCTACGGCGGCCTGTGGATCGGCGAGGGCATCGGCCGCGAGGCCACCACGCATGCCCAACTCCTGCTGTCGGCGACGCGTACGCTCCCGGTCGCCACCGGCATCGCGATCATGTCCGAGCGCACCCCGCGCCTGATGGCCGCCGCGGAGGCCACGCTCAACGAGGCGTATCCGGGCCGCTTCGTGCTGGGCCTGGGCGGCCACCGCGCGGCCGGGCAGGCGGACATCCCCGGCATGCCCAAGGCGAACACCGCCCCCGCCGTCGCGGGCGTCGGCGCGTACCTCGACGAGATGGACGCCGCCGTACTCGTCGGCGACCCGCCCGAGCGCCCCGGCCGCCGAGTGCTCGCCGCCCTCGGCCCCGGGATGCTCGCCCTCGCCGGCCGCCGGACCTGGGGCGCACACACCTACCTGGTGACGGTGGACCACACCGCGCTCGCCCGGGAGACGATGGGCCCGGACCCGTACCTGTCCGTGGCGCTGACCGTGGTCCCCTCCCCGGCCGCCGATCGGCCCCGGGCCCTGGAGGTGGCGCGCGGCTTCGTGGCCGGCTACCAGGCCGCCCGACACCAGGTGAACAACCTGCGCCGACTCGGCTTCAGCCAGGCCGAACTCGACGGCGAGGGCACGCGCCTGGTCGACTCCCTGTTCGCGATCGGCGACACCGAGACCATCGCGAAGCGCGTCCGCGAACACCTCGACGCGGGCGCCGACCACGTCTGCCTCCAGGTCCTCACCCCGGACCAGGGCCGCATCCCGCTCGACGAATGGCGCGAACTGGCGGCTTTGATACCGGAGTTCGCCTGA
- a CDS encoding twin-arginine translocation pathway signal protein: protein MAERAFVPDDFVIPSPPSTPSFRLEPLAARHNEADLAAWTSSIDHIRATPGFAGRHWPPPEGMAPADNLRDLVKHADDFTRRVGFTYTVLAAGGGENAGSAEDAGGVEGVEKVEDVIGCVYIYPDRDDPSITTVRSWVRADRADLDAPLHSEVSAWLAARWPFEHVVYAAR from the coding sequence ATGGCTGAACGCGCTTTCGTCCCCGACGACTTCGTCATCCCCTCGCCGCCGAGCACGCCGTCCTTCCGGCTGGAGCCCCTGGCGGCCCGGCACAACGAGGCCGACCTCGCCGCGTGGACGTCGAGCATCGACCACATCCGCGCCACACCGGGTTTCGCCGGACGCCACTGGCCGCCGCCGGAGGGCATGGCCCCGGCGGACAACCTGCGCGATCTGGTCAAGCACGCGGACGACTTCACTCGGCGGGTGGGCTTCACCTATACGGTGCTTGCCGCCGGGGGCGGCGAGAACGCCGGGAGTGCCGAAGACGCCGGGGGCGTCGAGGGGGTCGAGAAGGTCGAGGACGTCATCGGGTGCGTCTACATCTACCCCGATCGAGACGATCCGTCGATCACCACCGTGCGCTCGTGGGTGCGGGCCGACCGGGCCGACCTCGATGCTCCGCTCCATTCCGAGGTGTCCGCGTGGCTCGCCGCCCGGTGGCCCTTCGAGCACGTGGTCTACGCCGCCCGGTAG
- a CDS encoding 2OG-Fe(II) oxygenase codes for MSAVDTLFAAEPATGADLAARLDEHGHALTHRILDPDTCREIADLYDRPELFRATIDMARHRFGAGQYRYFAAPVPEPIAALRASCYPHLLPIARAWAERLGRPAPWPDTLDEWLTMCHAAGQTRPTPILLRYGPGDWNALHRDLYGDLVFPLQVVIGLDEPGVDYTGGEFLLAEQRFRAQSRGTAISLPQGHGLVFTTRDRPIRSARGWSAAPIRHGVSTVHSGRRRTLGLVFHDAA; via the coding sequence GTGAGCGCCGTGGACACCCTCTTCGCCGCCGAACCGGCGACCGGCGCCGACCTCGCCGCGCGTCTCGACGAGCACGGCCACGCGCTGACCCACCGGATCCTGGACCCGGACACCTGCCGCGAGATCGCGGACCTGTACGACCGACCCGAACTGTTCCGAGCCACGATCGACATGGCCCGCCACCGGTTCGGCGCCGGGCAGTACCGCTACTTCGCCGCTCCCGTCCCGGAGCCGATCGCGGCGCTGCGCGCGTCCTGCTACCCGCACCTGCTGCCGATCGCCCGCGCGTGGGCGGAGCGGCTGGGCCGTCCGGCGCCCTGGCCGGACACCCTGGACGAATGGCTGACGATGTGTCATGCGGCGGGCCAGACCCGGCCCACGCCGATCCTGCTGCGCTACGGGCCGGGGGACTGGAACGCGTTGCACCGCGACCTGTACGGCGACCTGGTCTTCCCGCTCCAGGTGGTGATCGGCCTCGACGAGCCCGGCGTCGACTACACGGGCGGCGAATTCCTGCTGGCCGAACAGCGGTTCCGGGCGCAGTCGCGCGGGACCGCGATCAGCCTGCCGCAGGGGCACGGGCTGGTCTTCACCACCCGGGACCGGCCGATCCGCTCGGCGCGGGGCTGGTCGGCCGCCCCGATCCGGCACGGGGTCAGCACGGTCCACTCCGGCCGGCGCCGCACCCTCGGCCTCGTCTTCCACGACGCGGCGTGA
- a CDS encoding methylated-DNA--[protein]-cysteine S-methyltransferase, whose amino-acid sequence MTVHTTLDSPLGELLLIGEERPDGTVALTSLSVPGQNGGARVPADSRADATVFAEPVRQLGAYFAGELRDFDLPLAPRGSAFQERIWAAVDAIPYGTTTTYGAIAQRVGTSRAGVRAVGTAIGANPLLLIRPCHRVIGADGALRGYAGGLDRKEYLLDHEGALPARLG is encoded by the coding sequence ATGACCGTCCACACCACCCTCGACAGCCCGCTCGGCGAGCTGCTGCTGATCGGCGAGGAGCGCCCCGACGGCACGGTCGCGCTGACCTCGCTGTCCGTACCGGGTCAAAATGGCGGGGCCCGGGTGCCCGCCGACTCGCGTGCCGACGCGACCGTGTTCGCCGAGCCGGTGCGCCAACTCGGCGCCTACTTCGCGGGCGAACTGCGTGACTTCGACCTCCCCTTGGCCCCGCGCGGCTCGGCTTTCCAGGAGCGGATCTGGGCCGCGGTCGACGCGATCCCGTACGGCACCACGACCACGTACGGCGCGATCGCCCAACGGGTGGGCACCTCGCGGGCGGGTGTGCGCGCGGTGGGCACCGCGATCGGCGCCAACCCGCTGCTGCTGATCCGCCCGTGCCACCGGGTGATCGGCGCGGACGGCGCGCTGCGCGGCTACGCCGGCGGGCTCGACCGCAAGGAGTACCTGCTCGACCACGAGGGCGCGCTGCCCGCGCGGCTGGGGTGA
- a CDS encoding GNAT family N-acetyltransferase, with amino-acid sequence MIETDRLLLRRWHDDDLPALTAMYADPEVMRYVGDGLPRTSEESAAALAGYERDWEARGFGLFAIELRTSDPGPVGTVAGWAGLAVPEFLPEILPAVEIGWRLARPYWGHGIATEAAVEVLRFAFEYARVPRLVSVCHVDNAASANVMTKLGMTEERRTVVPGRDKPVIVTELSRGRYLRGRT; translated from the coding sequence ATGATCGAAACCGACCGCCTCCTGCTCCGCCGCTGGCACGACGACGACCTGCCCGCCCTCACCGCGATGTACGCCGACCCCGAGGTGATGCGCTACGTCGGCGACGGGCTGCCGCGTACCTCCGAAGAGAGCGCCGCGGCTCTGGCCGGCTACGAACGCGACTGGGAGGCACGCGGGTTCGGCCTGTTCGCGATCGAACTGCGCACGTCCGACCCGGGTCCGGTCGGCACGGTCGCCGGCTGGGCGGGCCTGGCCGTACCGGAGTTCCTGCCGGAGATCCTGCCCGCCGTCGAGATCGGCTGGCGACTGGCCCGGCCGTACTGGGGTCACGGCATCGCCACCGAGGCCGCCGTCGAGGTGCTGCGCTTCGCGTTCGAGTACGCCCGCGTCCCGCGCCTGGTGAGCGTGTGCCACGTCGACAACGCCGCCTCGGCCAACGTCATGACGAAACTCGGCATGACCGAGGAGCGCCGCACCGTCGTCCCGGGCCGCGACAAACCGGTCATCGTCACCGAACTCTCCCGGGGCCGCTACCTGCGCGGCCGGACCTGA
- a CDS encoding VOC family protein: MELTPHMITIDCADAGRLAAWWADALGVEIAQDFGEFVMVAAEPLVLGFQQVPEPRVGKNRLHIDFSAPDRVTAVERLVGLGATVVGDRSAPGLHWTTMQDPDGNEFCVSG, translated from the coding sequence ATGGAACTGACACCTCACATGATCACGATCGACTGCGCCGACGCGGGCCGGCTCGCCGCCTGGTGGGCGGACGCGCTGGGCGTGGAGATCGCTCAGGACTTCGGCGAGTTCGTCATGGTCGCGGCCGAGCCGCTGGTCCTCGGCTTCCAGCAGGTGCCGGAGCCGCGGGTCGGCAAGAACCGGCTGCACATCGACTTCTCCGCCCCCGATCGTGTCACGGCGGTCGAGCGGCTGGTCGGGCTCGGCGCCACGGTGGTGGGGGATCGCAGCGCGCCCGGGCTGCATTGGACCACCATGCAGGACCCGGACGGCAACGAGTTCTGCGTCTCGGGGTAG
- a CDS encoding DUF488 domain-containing protein, giving the protein MAHRTMAGGPTIGVRRVYDPVDPDDGLRVLVDRLWPRGITKADARLDDWAKELTPSTELRRALHGGTLTEAEFRTRYRAELDSPTAESARTALLARAGTGRVTLLTAVRDPSHSHVPILIAYLTEKT; this is encoded by the coding sequence ATGGCCCACCGCACCATGGCCGGCGGACCCACCATCGGCGTCCGCCGCGTCTACGACCCCGTCGACCCGGACGACGGCCTGCGCGTGCTGGTCGACCGCCTGTGGCCGCGCGGCATCACCAAGGCCGACGCCCGTCTCGACGACTGGGCCAAGGAGTTGACCCCGTCCACCGAGCTGCGCCGCGCCCTGCACGGCGGCACCCTCACCGAGGCCGAGTTCCGCACCCGCTACCGGGCCGAACTCGACTCCCCGACCGCCGAATCCGCCCGCACCGCGCTACTGGCCCGGGCCGGCACCGGGCGGGTGACCCTGCTCACCGCCGTCCGCGACCCATCCCACAGCCACGTCCCGATCCTGATCGCATACCTGACCGAAAAGACCTAG
- a CDS encoding amidohydrolase family protein → MLVIRAARAFDGEHAVPGPVSVFVADGRIVGVEPGEAHVPDGWQVADHPAATILPGLFDLHSHLGGDGRDGALDRLPEYSAAELDAVIDDSLRRELAVGVTVVRDLGDRDWSVLRRRDRAPDGRPVPTILAAGPPITSAGGHCWRFATQAVGPEQLRAAVRERAERGVDVVKVMGSGGTMTPGTDLMSCQFSEAELRLIVDEAHAAGLPVTVHAHNLPAVEQALAAHADGIEHCTCLTEQGVRISDDLLHRLAARGIPVCPTLGTDPDAPAPPAARELLERIGATREARLALVVRTHRAGVRIVSGADSGISAAKPHGSLPAAVADLVCGGVSTTDALASATSLAADAVGLGTRKGRLRAGHDADLLLCEGDPVTHIGALTAVTAVMVGGTWADLS, encoded by the coding sequence ATGCTGGTGATCCGAGCCGCACGCGCCTTCGACGGCGAACACGCGGTGCCCGGGCCGGTATCGGTCTTCGTCGCGGACGGTCGGATCGTCGGTGTGGAGCCGGGCGAGGCCCACGTGCCGGACGGTTGGCAGGTGGCCGACCACCCCGCGGCGACCATCCTCCCCGGCCTGTTCGACCTGCACAGCCACCTCGGCGGCGACGGTCGCGACGGTGCGTTGGACCGCTTGCCCGAGTACTCCGCCGCCGAGCTCGACGCGGTGATCGACGACTCGCTGCGGCGCGAACTGGCCGTGGGGGTGACCGTGGTGCGCGATCTCGGCGACCGCGACTGGTCGGTGCTGCGGCGGCGCGATCGGGCGCCGGACGGGCGGCCCGTGCCGACGATCCTGGCCGCGGGGCCGCCGATCACCAGTGCCGGGGGCCACTGTTGGCGATTCGCCACCCAGGCCGTCGGGCCGGAGCAGCTGCGTGCGGCGGTGCGGGAGCGGGCCGAGCGCGGGGTGGACGTGGTCAAGGTGATGGGCAGCGGCGGCACCATGACGCCGGGCACCGATCTGATGAGCTGTCAGTTCAGCGAGGCGGAGCTGCGCCTGATCGTGGACGAGGCACACGCCGCCGGCTTGCCGGTGACGGTGCACGCCCACAACCTGCCCGCCGTCGAACAGGCCCTCGCCGCGCACGCCGACGGCATCGAGCACTGCACGTGCCTGACCGAGCAGGGGGTGCGGATCTCCGACGACCTGCTGCACCGGCTCGCGGCACGGGGCATTCCCGTGTGCCCCACGCTCGGCACCGACCCCGACGCGCCCGCGCCACCGGCGGCACGGGAGTTGCTGGAACGCATCGGAGCGACCCGAGAGGCCCGGCTCGCCCTGGTGGTCCGCACACACCGGGCCGGGGTCCGCATCGTCTCCGGAGCCGACTCGGGAATCAGCGCCGCCAAACCGCACGGAAGCCTGCCGGCGGCCGTCGCCGACCTGGTCTGCGGCGGTGTCAGCACGACCGACGCCCTCGCATCGGCCACCTCCCTCGCCGCCGACGCGGTCGGCCTCGGCACCCGCAAGGGCCGCCTCCGCGCGGGCCACGACGCCGACCTGCTGCTGTGCGAGGGCGACCCCGTCACGCACATCGGGGCACTCACGGCCGTCACGGCGGTCATGGTCGGCGGGACCTGGGCGGACCTGTCCTAG